The following proteins are co-located in the Mesorhizobium australicum WSM2073 genome:
- the hemA gene encoding 5-aminolevulinate synthase — protein sequence MNYQRFFEEAIDQLHAERRYRVFADLERIAGKFPRAIWRSNGRAEEITVWCSNDYLGMGQHPDVIAAFQNAAGKMGSGAGGTRNISGTSNPLVELEHELADLHDKEAALVFTSGFVSNEASISTIARLLPNCLIISDELNHASMIEGVRRSGAEKKIFRHNDVAHLESLLQTAGRERAKLIVFESVYSMDGDIAPIKEIVELAERYNAMTYIDEVHAVGMYGPRGGGITEREGLADRIDIIEGTLAKAFGTLGGYITGTSAVIDAVRSYAPGFIFTTALPPAIAAAATTSIRHLKRSQAERDAQQQQASRTKQILSAAGLPVMESPTHIVPVLVGDPELCKMASDRLLGVHGIYIQPINYPTVPRGTERLRITPTPFHSDALIAELQDALVETWDALGIPYGSAGRPSVTKSDRIIPLLVPKSGG from the coding sequence ATGAACTATCAGCGGTTTTTCGAGGAAGCGATCGATCAGCTCCATGCCGAGCGTCGCTACCGCGTCTTCGCCGACCTGGAGCGTATCGCGGGCAAGTTTCCGCGCGCCATCTGGCGTTCCAACGGCCGCGCCGAGGAAATCACCGTCTGGTGTTCCAACGACTATCTCGGCATGGGCCAGCATCCTGACGTGATCGCCGCATTCCAGAACGCGGCCGGCAAGATGGGTTCGGGCGCCGGTGGCACCCGCAACATCTCCGGCACTTCCAACCCGCTGGTCGAGCTCGAGCATGAGCTGGCCGACCTGCACGACAAGGAAGCCGCCTTGGTCTTCACCTCCGGCTTCGTCTCCAACGAAGCCTCGATCTCGACCATAGCGCGGCTTTTGCCCAATTGCCTGATCATCTCGGACGAGCTGAACCATGCCTCGATGATCGAAGGCGTGCGGCGCTCGGGCGCCGAGAAAAAGATCTTCCGCCACAATGACGTCGCGCATCTGGAAAGCCTGCTGCAGACCGCGGGGCGCGAACGCGCCAAGCTGATCGTCTTCGAAAGCGTCTATTCGATGGATGGCGACATCGCGCCGATCAAGGAGATCGTCGAACTTGCCGAACGCTACAACGCCATGACCTATATCGACGAGGTCCACGCCGTCGGCATGTACGGACCGCGCGGCGGCGGCATCACCGAGCGCGAAGGCCTGGCCGACCGCATCGACATCATCGAAGGCACGCTGGCCAAGGCGTTCGGCACGCTGGGCGGCTACATTACCGGCACCAGCGCCGTCATCGACGCGGTGCGCTCCTACGCGCCGGGCTTCATCTTCACCACCGCGCTGCCGCCGGCGATCGCCGCGGCCGCCACCACCTCGATCCGTCACCTGAAGCGCTCGCAGGCCGAGCGCGACGCCCAGCAGCAGCAGGCGAGCCGAACCAAGCAGATCCTGTCGGCGGCCGGTCTGCCGGTGATGGAATCGCCGACACATATCGTGCCGGTGCTGGTTGGCGATCCTGAACTCTGCAAGATGGCGAGCGACCGCCTGCTCGGCGTCCACGGCATCTACATCCAGCCGATCAACTACCCGACGGTGCCACGCGGTACCGAACGGTTGCGCATCACGCCGACGCCGTTCCATTCCGATGCGCTGATCGCCGAACTGCAGGACGCGCTGGTCGAAACCTGGGACGCGCTCGGCATCCCCTACGGTTCGGCGGGACGGCCCTCAGTGACCAAGAGCGACCGCATCATTCCACTGCTGGTGCCCAAGTCGGGCGGCTGA
- a CDS encoding pyridoxal phosphate-dependent aminotransferase, whose protein sequence is MTLIQTLRPEALAAPESGIVAVVNYGRLREGLIPLWAGEGDLPTPSFITDAASKALAGGETFYTWQRGIPDLRQALARYYERHFAKTFAEEQFIVTGSGMHAIQLALDALAGAGDEVIYLSPAWPNFDAAAAIAGAVPVPVTLDHSGNGWSCDVEKIAAAVTPRTKALFINTPSNPTGWTADHETLRAILDLARAKGLWIIADEIYSLFHYGHGRAPSFLDIAEAEDRILFVNSFSKNWAMTGWRVGWIKTHPGLQQVFENLIQYSNSGVAQFMQRGAVAALDEGDAFVAEQVERARQARDLVCGILGETGKARFTVPQGAFYLFFTVDGITDSRAAAFEIVDKANVGLAPGTAFGPGGEAFLRLCFHRRLDQLEDAANRLARWMKTV, encoded by the coding sequence ATGACCTTGATCCAGACCCTGCGCCCCGAGGCCCTGGCCGCGCCCGAAAGCGGTATCGTCGCCGTCGTCAACTATGGTAGATTGCGCGAAGGCCTGATCCCGCTTTGGGCCGGCGAGGGCGACCTGCCGACGCCGTCCTTCATCACCGATGCGGCGTCGAAGGCGCTGGCCGGCGGCGAGACGTTCTACACTTGGCAGAGGGGCATTCCCGATCTCAGGCAGGCGCTGGCACGCTACTACGAAAGGCACTTCGCCAAGACCTTCGCCGAGGAGCAATTCATCGTCACCGGCTCCGGCATGCATGCCATCCAGTTGGCGCTCGATGCGCTTGCGGGAGCCGGCGACGAGGTGATCTACCTGTCGCCCGCCTGGCCGAATTTCGACGCCGCCGCCGCCATCGCGGGTGCCGTTCCGGTGCCGGTCACACTCGACCATTCCGGAAATGGCTGGTCATGCGACGTCGAGAAAATAGCGGCGGCGGTCACACCGCGCACGAAGGCGTTGTTCATCAACACGCCGTCCAATCCGACCGGCTGGACCGCCGATCACGAGACCTTGCGGGCGATCCTCGATCTCGCCCGCGCCAAAGGCCTGTGGATCATCGCCGACGAGATCTATTCGCTGTTCCACTATGGGCACGGCCGCGCGCCGTCCTTCCTCGACATCGCGGAGGCGGAAGACCGCATCCTGTTCGTCAACAGTTTCTCTAAGAACTGGGCGATGACCGGCTGGCGCGTCGGCTGGATCAAGACGCATCCAGGCCTGCAGCAGGTGTTCGAGAACCTGATCCAGTATTCGAACTCGGGCGTCGCCCAGTTCATGCAGCGCGGCGCGGTCGCGGCGCTCGACGAGGGCGATGCCTTCGTCGCCGAACAGGTGGAGCGGGCGAGGCAAGCGCGCGACCTGGTCTGCGGTATTCTGGGCGAAACCGGCAAGGCGCGCTTCACCGTGCCGCAGGGCGCCTTCTACCTGTTCTTCACCGTCGACGGCATCACGGACTCGCGGGCAGCCGCTTTCGAAATCGTCGACAAGGCCAATGTCGGCCTGGCGCCCGGCACCGCCTTCGGGCCCGGTGGCGAAGCGTTCCTGCGGCTGTGCTTCCACCGCCGGCTCGACCAGCTCGAGGATGCGGCAAACCGGCTGGCAAGGTGGATGAAGACTGTCTGA
- the mscL gene encoding large conductance mechanosensitive channel protein MscL encodes MLKEFQEFISKGNVMDLAVGVIIGAAFGKIVDSLVNDIIMPIVGAIFGGLDFNNYFFGLSSAVNATSLAEAKKQGAVFAYGSFITVVLNFIILAFIIFLMVKAVNNMRRRLEREKPAPAAAPPPADVQLLTEIRDLLARR; translated from the coding sequence ATGCTGAAAGAATTCCAGGAATTCATTTCCAAGGGCAATGTGATGGACTTGGCCGTCGGCGTCATCATCGGCGCTGCCTTCGGCAAGATCGTCGATTCCCTGGTCAACGACATCATCATGCCGATTGTCGGAGCGATCTTCGGCGGCTTGGACTTCAACAACTACTTCTTTGGGCTTTCCTCGGCCGTCAACGCCACCTCGCTGGCGGAAGCCAAAAAGCAAGGTGCTGTTTTTGCCTATGGCAGCTTCATCACCGTGGTGCTGAATTTCATCATCCTAGCCTTCATCATCTTCCTCATGGTCAAGGCCGTGAACAACATGCGCAGGCGCCTGGAAAGGGAAAAGCCGGCTCCAGCGGCCGCGCCACCGCCGGCCGATGTGCAGCTTTTGACCGAAATCCGCGATCTGCTGGCCAGGCGATAG
- a CDS encoding PAS domain-containing hybrid sensor histidine kinase/response regulator — protein MQGLFIVIIAIAYVTLLFAIASLGDRRSALSGPSRARPFIYALSLAIYCTSWTFFGSVGLSSERGLEFLGIYTGPVLVFVFGFPLLNRIVRLAKTEKITSVADFLGARYGKSFTVAAIATLIATIGAVPYIALQLKAISGSVSLMVEHYTGSPPSFDPFVSDISLVVAMLLALFAVLFGTRHADATEHQDGLVLAVAVETVVKLAAFLAIGLMVTFLIFGGPGDMFDRLAENGQVRQAMGYSTSLATWLVLTCLSGFAIILLPRQFYVTIVENRSEAELRTATWVFPLYLVAINLFVLPIAFAGLTLVGARTSSDLYVLSLPLFSGHDFLAMAAFIGGLSAATAMVIVESVALSIMISNDLIIPLFVRRLLRTTTSENEDWSTLILNVRRASIFILLFIAFLYYRESTNSARLSSIGLMSFAAIAQFAPALVGGLIWRGANGRGAALGMVAGILVWGYTLLVPSLVAPDTGIIVHGLFGFEALRPQALFGTVAEPLNHGVLWSLSVNALFFVFGSLSRASVPLERIQASIFVPREAGPMPSLRRFRTAITVNDLKDTIARYLGVERTERSFQSFEKSNGTSLHGNEQASMDVIRFSEQLLASAVGSSSARLILSLLFRRHDRESRDAFRLLDDATEALQHNRDLLQIALDQMEQGITVFDRDFRLICWNRQYRALFDLPDEMGQVGVSLDQILRHLAERGDIPADQRVTMLNRLTSFVSPWQMELKTSGRILELRSNPMPDGGIVATYADISGRVEQDLALKSANESLEQRVKTRTIELTGVNEELTRVNEELAQAQMLAEEANLGKTRFLAAAGHDILQPLNAARLYCSSLIEKAGKGPAGKAAINIESSLESVETILGAVLDISRLDAGAMKPDDTAFNLDGLLSQIGNDFRPMAAAKKLELTIIASSLTVMTDRNLLRRLIQNLVSNAIKYTRQGRILVGVRRRGELAEIQIIDTGIGIAGDKLNTVFHEFTRLDEGAREAEGLGLGLSIVDRIARVLRLEIRIFSNPGKGTRFSVILPVAAAQVPRREVETRAPARAAASLSGLHVLCIDNDIRILEGMRLLLEGWGCNVATVTGSEDLERAAIDRPDIVLADYHLDRETGLDIIIRLRATHGDDLPAVLVTADRSNEVRAAAAGLDIPMINKPLKPAVLRSMMARFRPMVRAAE, from the coding sequence GTGCAGGGCTTGTTCATCGTCATCATCGCGATCGCCTATGTGACGCTGCTGTTCGCCATCGCCAGCCTGGGCGACCGCCGCTCGGCCTTGTCAGGGCCCAGCAGGGCGCGACCTTTCATCTATGCGCTCAGCCTTGCCATTTACTGCACGTCCTGGACCTTCTTCGGCTCGGTCGGCCTTTCCTCCGAACGCGGCCTCGAGTTCCTCGGCATCTATACCGGCCCGGTGCTGGTGTTCGTGTTCGGCTTTCCCTTGCTCAACCGCATCGTGCGGCTGGCCAAGACCGAGAAGATCACTTCGGTCGCCGACTTCCTCGGCGCCCGCTACGGCAAGAGCTTCACCGTGGCAGCCATCGCCACGCTGATCGCCACGATCGGCGCCGTGCCCTATATCGCGCTGCAATTGAAGGCGATCTCCGGCTCGGTCAGCCTGATGGTCGAGCATTATACGGGCTCGCCGCCGTCCTTCGATCCGTTCGTCAGCGACATCTCGCTGGTCGTCGCCATGCTGCTTGCGCTGTTCGCGGTCCTGTTCGGCACGCGCCACGCCGATGCCACCGAACACCAGGATGGGCTGGTGCTGGCGGTGGCGGTGGAGACCGTGGTCAAGCTCGCCGCCTTCCTGGCCATCGGCCTGATGGTCACCTTCCTGATCTTCGGCGGCCCCGGCGACATGTTCGACCGGCTGGCCGAGAATGGCCAGGTGCGGCAGGCAATGGGCTATTCGACATCGCTGGCCACCTGGCTGGTGCTGACGTGCCTGAGCGGCTTTGCCATCATCCTTTTGCCGCGGCAGTTCTACGTCACCATCGTCGAGAACCGCAGCGAGGCCGAACTGCGCACCGCGACTTGGGTGTTCCCGCTGTATCTCGTGGCGATCAACCTGTTCGTGCTGCCGATCGCCTTTGCCGGCCTGACGCTGGTCGGCGCGAGGACGAGCAGCGACCTTTACGTGCTGTCGCTGCCGCTGTTCAGCGGCCACGATTTCCTGGCCATGGCCGCCTTCATCGGCGGCTTGTCGGCGGCAACCGCCATGGTCATCGTGGAGAGCGTGGCGCTGTCGATCATGATCTCCAACGACCTGATCATCCCGCTGTTCGTGCGCCGGCTGTTGCGGACGACCACCTCGGAGAACGAGGATTGGTCGACGCTCATCCTCAATGTGCGGCGGGCGTCGATCTTCATCCTTTTGTTCATCGCCTTTCTCTATTATCGCGAGAGCACCAACAGCGCCCGGCTGTCCTCGATCGGCCTGATGTCCTTCGCCGCGATCGCGCAGTTCGCCCCTGCCCTGGTTGGTGGGCTGATCTGGCGCGGCGCCAATGGCCGGGGTGCGGCACTCGGCATGGTCGCCGGCATCCTGGTCTGGGGCTATACGCTGCTGGTCCCGTCGCTCGTCGCGCCCGATACAGGCATCATCGTCCACGGACTGTTCGGCTTCGAGGCACTGCGGCCGCAGGCACTGTTCGGCACCGTCGCCGAGCCGCTGAACCACGGCGTGCTATGGAGCCTTTCGGTCAACGCGCTGTTTTTCGTCTTCGGGTCACTGTCGCGCGCGTCGGTACCGCTGGAGCGCATCCAGGCATCGATCTTCGTGCCGCGCGAAGCCGGACCGATGCCGAGCCTGCGCCGCTTCCGCACCGCCATCACCGTCAACGACCTCAAGGATACGATCGCACGCTATCTCGGCGTCGAACGAACCGAGCGGTCGTTTCAATCCTTCGAGAAGAGCAATGGTACCTCGCTGCATGGCAACGAGCAGGCCAGCATGGACGTCATCCGCTTTTCCGAGCAGCTTTTGGCCAGCGCCGTCGGCTCCTCCTCGGCACGGTTGATCCTGTCGCTGCTGTTCCGGCGCCACGACCGCGAATCCCGCGACGCCTTCCGCCTGCTCGACGACGCCACGGAAGCGCTGCAGCACAACCGCGACCTGCTGCAGATCGCGCTGGACCAGATGGAGCAAGGCATTACCGTCTTCGACCGCGATTTCCGGCTGATCTGCTGGAACCGCCAATACCGGGCGCTGTTCGACCTGCCCGACGAGATGGGCCAGGTCGGCGTTTCGCTCGACCAGATCCTTCGCCATCTGGCCGAACGCGGCGACATTCCCGCCGACCAGCGCGTGACGATGCTCAACCGGCTGACCAGCTTCGTCAGCCCCTGGCAGATGGAGCTGAAGACCAGCGGCCGCATCCTCGAACTGCGCTCCAACCCGATGCCTGACGGCGGCATCGTCGCCACCTATGCCGACATTTCCGGCCGCGTCGAACAGGATCTCGCGCTGAAAAGCGCCAATGAATCACTGGAGCAGCGCGTCAAGACCCGCACCATCGAACTGACTGGGGTCAACGAGGAATTGACCCGGGTCAACGAGGAACTGGCGCAGGCCCAGATGCTCGCCGAGGAGGCCAATCTCGGCAAGACGCGCTTCCTTGCCGCCGCCGGTCACGACATCCTGCAGCCCTTGAACGCCGCCCGGCTCTATTGCTCCTCGCTGATCGAGAAGGCCGGCAAGGGTCCGGCCGGCAAGGCGGCCATCAACATCGAATCCTCGCTGGAATCGGTCGAGACCATTCTCGGCGCCGTGCTCGACATTTCGCGCCTCGATGCCGGCGCCATGAAGCCGGACGATACCGCCTTCAACCTCGACGGCCTGCTCAGCCAGATCGGCAATGATTTTCGACCGATGGCCGCAGCAAAGAAGCTCGAGCTGACCATCATTGCATCCTCACTGACCGTGATGACGGACCGCAACCTGTTGCGCCGCCTGATCCAGAACCTGGTTTCCAATGCCATCAAGTACACCCGCCAGGGCCGCATCCTGGTCGGCGTGCGGCGGCGCGGCGAACTGGCGGAGATCCAGATCATCGACACCGGCATTGGCATCGCCGGTGACAAGCTGAACACTGTCTTCCATGAGTTTACCCGACTGGACGAAGGCGCACGCGAAGCAGAAGGTCTTGGTCTTGGCCTGTCCATCGTCGACCGTATCGCCAGGGTGTTGCGGCTTGAGATCCGTATCTTCTCCAACCCGGGCAAGGGCACGCGCTTTTCCGTCATCCTGCCCGTGGCGGCCGCGCAGGTGCCGCGACGCGAGGTCGAGACCAGGGCGCCGGCCCGCGCGGCGGCTTCGCTCTCCGGCCTGCATGTGCTGTGCATCGACAATGACATCCGTATCCTCGAGGGCATGCGGCTGCTGCTCGAGGGCTGGGGCTGCAATGTCGCTACGGTGACCGGCTCGGAGGATCTGGAGAGGGCCGCGATCGACCGTCCGGACATCGTGCTTGCCGACTACCATCTCGACCGCGAAACCGGTCTCGATATCATTATCAGGCTGCGAGCCACCCACGGCGATGACTTGCCGGCCGTGCTGGTCACGGCCGACCGTTCCAACGAGGTACGAGCAGCCGCGGCAGGCCTCGACATCCCGATGATCAACAAGCCGTTGAAGCCGGCGGTGCTGCGTTCGATGATGGCCAGGTTCAGGCCGATGGTGCGGGCGGCGGAGTGA